CGTAGGCGCGGATCTTGAACGGGTTTTCGCCCTTCAATTCCAGCAACACGCCGATCTCTTCCAGAATCTCCGCGATCTCGTTCTTGGTCATGAGAGGAGCATTCAGCACTCAGCGATCAGGGGTCAGCTTAAAACTCGGGGTGAATCCGAGAGGCAGGGCTGTTTTTAACCACCGATTTCACGGATAAACACAGATCCGGGAGGCAGTGATTGGATAAGCGTAGATAAGGTGGACGCCGACCTCTGGTCGGCGTTTGACGTGGGTCGGGGACTGCGCATAGGCGTTGGATTTTGACGCAGAGACGCCAAGACGCGGAGGCGCAGAGGAAGTAGGTGAACCGACTTTTAGACCTTTAGACTTTCCGGCCTTTAGACTTCAACTTCCGCATGGGTCGCCCCTTCACCTATTCCCGCACGATTCACTTCCCGGACACCGACGCGGCCGGGGTCGTGTTTTTTGCCCGCTATCTGAGCATCGTGCACGAGGCTTACGAAGAGTCTCTCGCCGCCGCCGGTTTGCCCCTCGCCACCTTCTTCGCCGATCACGGGGTGGTCGTGCCCATCGCCAAAAGTGAAGCCAGCTACCTGCGCCCGCTGCTGACCGGCGACCGTATCGAGGTCGAGCTCACCCCCACCCGCCTTTCGGAACACAGCTTCGCCCTCGAAGCCACGCTCTGGAAACAGATCAGTGGCACCCGCAAACGCGCCGCGGTCACCCGCACCGAACACGTCTGCATCCATTCCACCACGCGCGAACGTCTCGCTCTCCCGGACGCCCTCGCCACCTGGGTGGACGCTTCGTAATTCGGCACCGGACAAAGGGTCGGCCGAAGACCGACCCTACGCCACTCCACCGCAACACGCGGGCGACACGCCCGCGGCTACATCCCCCGTCTGATTGTGGCAGCTGCCGCCTGTCCCGCGACTGCGGTGATCTCGGCCGCTCACCGTGCCTCTCGGCCCCCTTTTCAGCCTTTTAGCTTTTCAGCGTTTCAGCTTTTTAAACGTCTCTCCGCCTCCGGCTTTCAGCGCTTCCAGGCGGCCGCTGCTGCCGTAAGCGCGGCGCGATTGATTTTGCCCATCGCGTTCACCGGCCACGGCACCACCGGCACCACGAGCTTCGGGCGCTTAAAACTCGCCAGACGTTCGCGCACCGCACCCGCAACCTCCTCCAAGCGCGTCACCAGCTCTTCACTACCGACGCACGCCACCACCCGATGGCCCCACTCCGCATCCGGCAGGCCGATCACGACGATGCGCGGATCACCCGCCAACTCGCGCAACACCGTTTCCACTTCGTGCCCGTCCACTTTTTCGCCGCCGGAAATAATCAGATCATCCACCCGCCCGAGCAACTGCACCCGACCGTCAACGGAACGTCTCGCCCGGTCGCCGTTTTCCCACGCGTCGTCATCCCGCCAATCCGGCCAGTATCCACGAAACAAGGACGCGCCGCTGATTCGCAGTCGACCCTCGCCTACGACGTCCATTTTCAGATGCGGCAACACCGCATAACCCTTCTCGAGTTCCCCGCCCGCAAACTCCGGCACCGCCGCCGCCAACGCGCCGGTCTCCGTCATGCCAAAACTCAATACGATCGGCAGCCCCGCGTCCTGCGCCGCCGACACCAAATCCGCTTCGGTCGCAGCCCCGCCAATCAGGATACGCTTAAACTGCCGCAACCAAGCGACACCCTCGGCCTGACCCAACATCCGTCGCAACTGCGTGGGCACGAGAGAAACCGTGGCCGCCTCTGGCACCCGTTCCACAAACCGGCCTTCACTCCACGCACGCCAGGAGCCGTCGACGTAGTCGCCGCCGGTCAACACACAGCGCAACCAACCCATCAATCCCCCCACGTGATGCAGGGGCAACACGCCCACGCCATTCACCACCCGCTCCTCAAAAAACGACGCATACCCCTGCACCGCCGCCGCCAGGGTGTGCTGATCGTGCCGCGCGAGTTTCACCCCGCCCGAGCTCCCGCCCGTTGGAATCAGCAACCAACCCGTCTCGGCGTCAGCCAACGCCCCGGCGTGATCGCGCAACGCCAGCAGCCGATCAAACTCCGCCCGTTCCTGCGTTCCCCAGTCCGGATTGGCCAGTGCCACCCGTCCGCCTTGCGCCACGGCTTGCGCAAACGCCGCGCGAAACGCCACTGGATCGCGCTCGCACACGACCACCAGCTCCTGCCGCCCGGGCTCGCCCTCCGCCACGTTCACGCCACTGCGCACCAGCGCGTTTAGGAATTCACGCCGTTCCATACCGCCTCCGCGTTTAAAGCTGTTACATCCGTCCATCGCACAAAGGGCATCGCCGTCGGTCCGTTCGCCCACCTCGCGCCAAACAACGGCCAAACGCCCATGCCCAGCGCCCGCCGCGCCTCGTGCCGCTCCAGCGCAAACGCGAGGGCATACACGCTTCGCGCGCCCACCGCCGTTTCCAACGCGGTCGAAATCACCACATCGAGCCGATGCTGCGCGATCCGCTTCGCCAGCCTCGCCGGATCGCCCATCAGCGCCGCCTTCAGCACCCACACGCCCGGCCAGCCGAGTTCCAGCCAACGCTGCAGATCGGCCTCACCGACCAACGATTCATCCAACGCCAGCGGCGTCGGATAATCGCCCGCCAACCCCAACAACAGATCCTCCGCCTTGGCACCGCCCGCCGCCACCGGTTGCTCCACAAATTCGATCATTGGCCGCTCCGCGCAGCACTCCAGCCACGCCTCCGCCTGCCGTCGATCCCAGGCCCCGTTGGCATCGAGCCGCAACCGACTTTCGCTCGGCAACTCGCCCAGCAGGTCGTCCAGCATCACGCGTTCGTCCCGCGGATCCCCCACGCCCACCTTCCACTTGAAGGTGCGAAACCCCAACTCCGCCCGCTCCACCGCGACTCGGATCGCCGCGCGTCCCGCGGGCAACAAGGCCGCCACCGGCAAATATTCGTGCATCGGACCCTCTCCCACCACCGCTCGCCCCTCCGCTTCCGCCCGCGCCGCCGCCAACGCGAACCCCAACGCTCCGCCCTGCCCGATCACGTGATCCAGCTCCTCCTCCCCGCTTTCACGGCCCAAGCGCCGCAAGGTTGCATCCATTTCCGCCAGACTCGCGCCCCCAAACCCCGGCACCGGCGCCGCCTCCCCGAACCCCACCCCGCCCTCCGCCGTTTCCAGGCGCACCAGCAAACCCTCCCGCTCACTCCACAACCCATGCGCCGTGCGCAGCGCCTGCCGAAACGGCAACGAGTAGGATTTGAAGCGAAGACGATACATCGCCCCCACCATGGGCAGACCGCACTAACGTAAAAAGCTGAAATGCTGAAAAACGGAAACGCTGAAATCCCCACCTCGCACCTCTCCGCCCAGCACCGACCGCAGCCCAATTTCAGCTTTTTAGCGTTTTAGTTTTTCTGATTTCCAGCAGTCCGTTCCGGGCTGCCGCCACTTTCCCCTTCCCTTCCCGGCACACGTCCCTACTACGTTCCCGGCAACTCATGACAAAGGTTGCTACGTCCCCCGCCGCTGCGTTCGACGCCGATTTCTACCAAACGGCCGACGCGTTCTTCGCCGCCAACCGTCCTGTCGGACTGACCTTCGACGACGTCTCCCTCGCGACGCTCTACTCGGAGATCCTGCCCAAGGATGCCGAAACCTCCACCACGCTCTCCGAGCAGGTGCGCCTCTCCATCCCGATCATTTCGTCGGACATGGACACCGTGACCGAGGCCCGCATGGCCATCGCCATGGCCCTCAACGGCGGCCTCGGCCTCATCCATTACAACATGCCCGCCCGCGAGCAGGTGAAGGAAGTCGCCCGCGTGAAGCGCCACATCCACGGCCTCATCCAGGACCCGATCACCGTCCGCCCCGATCTCCACATCGGCGACGTGCTCGATCTCATCGAGGCCAAAAACTACGAGTTCCGCACCTTCCCCGTCGTCAACGAGAAGGGTAAACTCGTCGGCCTGCTCTCCGGCTCCTCCGTCCGCGAGCGTTACCGCGCCAAGCCCGTCGCCGAGGCCATGACCGCGCGCGCCGACATCCACACCGTTTCCGTCGACGCCCTCAAAAACGACCCGATCGCCGCCGCCGACGCCTTCTTCACCCAACATGTCGGCATCCACAAGATGCTCGTGGTCGACAACGACGATCACCTCCGCGGCCTCGCCACCATTTCCGACATCGAGCGCATCACCACCGAGGCCGGTTCCCGCCGCAAAGCCGCCCGCGATGCCGACTTCCGCCTCATCGTCGGCGCCGCCCTCGCCCCCGTCCGCCAAGCCGACGGTTCCCTCGATCGCGACCGCATCATCGACCACGTCTCCCAACTCGTCGCCGAGCACATCGACTGCGTGGCCGTCTCCACCGCCCACGGCCACACCGCCGGCGTCGGCGACATGGTCCGCCTCGTGCGCGATGCCTTCCCCCATCTCACCATCATCGCCGGCAACGTCACCAGCGGCGCCGGCGTTGAATACCTCGCCGATTGCGGCGCCAACGCCATCAAGGTCGGCCAGGGGCCGGGCTCCATCTGCACCACCCGCATCGTCGCCGGTGTCGGCATCCCGCAGCTCACCGCCCTCCACGTCGCCGCCAACGGTGCCCGCGCCAAGGG
This portion of the Actomonas aquatica genome encodes:
- a CDS encoding acyl-CoA thioesterase translates to MGRPFTYSRTIHFPDTDAAGVVFFARYLSIVHEAYEESLAAAGLPLATFFADHGVVVPIAKSEASYLRPLLTGDRIEVELTPTRLSEHSFALEATLWKQISGTRKRAAVTRTEHVCIHSTTRERLALPDALATWVDAS
- a CDS encoding AMP-binding protein produces the protein MERREFLNALVRSGVNVAEGEPGRQELVVVCERDPVAFRAAFAQAVAQGGRVALANPDWGTQERAEFDRLLALRDHAGALADAETGWLLIPTGGSSGGVKLARHDQHTLAAAVQGYASFFEERVVNGVGVLPLHHVGGLMGWLRCVLTGGDYVDGSWRAWSEGRFVERVPEAATVSLVPTQLRRMLGQAEGVAWLRQFKRILIGGAATEADLVSAAQDAGLPIVLSFGMTETGALAAAVPEFAGGELEKGYAVLPHLKMDVVGEGRLRISGASLFRGYWPDWRDDDAWENGDRARRSVDGRVQLLGRVDDLIISGGEKVDGHEVETVLRELAGDPRIVVIGLPDAEWGHRVVACVGSEELVTRLEEVAGAVRERLASFKRPKLVVPVVPWPVNAMGKINRAALTAAAAAWKR
- a CDS encoding o-succinylbenzoate synthase, with the translated sequence MYRLRFKSYSLPFRQALRTAHGLWSEREGLLVRLETAEGGVGFGEAAPVPGFGGASLAEMDATLRRLGRESGEEELDHVIGQGGALGFALAAARAEAEGRAVVGEGPMHEYLPVAALLPAGRAAIRVAVERAELGFRTFKWKVGVGDPRDERVMLDDLLGELPSESRLRLDANGAWDRRQAEAWLECCAERPMIEFVEQPVAAGGAKAEDLLLGLAGDYPTPLALDESLVGEADLQRWLELGWPGVWVLKAALMGDPARLAKRIAQHRLDVVISTALETAVGARSVYALAFALERHEARRALGMGVWPLFGARWANGPTAMPFVRWTDVTALNAEAVWNGVNS
- the guaB gene encoding IMP dehydrogenase, encoding MTKVATSPAAAFDADFYQTADAFFAANRPVGLTFDDVSLATLYSEILPKDAETSTTLSEQVRLSIPIISSDMDTVTEARMAIAMALNGGLGLIHYNMPAREQVKEVARVKRHIHGLIQDPITVRPDLHIGDVLDLIEAKNYEFRTFPVVNEKGKLVGLLSGSSVRERYRAKPVAEAMTARADIHTVSVDALKNDPIAAADAFFTQHVGIHKMLVVDNDDHLRGLATISDIERITTEAGSRRKAARDADFRLIVGAALAPVRQADGSLDRDRIIDHVSQLVAEHIDCVAVSTAHGHTAGVGDMVRLVRDAFPHLTIIAGNVTSGAGVEYLADCGANAIKVGQGPGSICTTRIVAGVGIPQLTALHVAANGARAKGVKIIADGGITKSGDIVKALTLADAVILGGLLAGCREAPGEIMEINGKIYKQYRGMGSLAAMKDGSAARYGHNKDDKTRKLTAEGIEALKEVSGSLDDVLGNLVGGLQSGMGYLGAGNLPTLRQNARYIRVSPAGQKESTPHDVIEIKAGVSS